Proteins encoded by one window of Arachis hypogaea cultivar Tifrunner chromosome 1, arahy.Tifrunner.gnm2.J5K5, whole genome shotgun sequence:
- the LOC112699269 gene encoding transcription repressor OFP1-like has protein sequence MMGNNKFKFSDMIPNGWFYKLRDMSKSRKRNNASHVIKNKKVTTSTSHHYFPIEPSNNKAGKFHNSPIYTKHSDFVFGDSPRKSSSKRKTKKKTIYEPSSPPIVSSPVLESWSFHSLEKKNSPNWTKPKHETRGCDSSSESDCHEFNARGSRPNRLVTSECSCRVSSSTNDIIIDMKSGSTDAISPLGLAPILTKPAKFEEQIFINPTQTCLVSRKSSANSKGIKLRVNSPKLANRKVQAYARRSVSCKGSNSKNAGFPEGFAVVKSSVDPQKDFRDSMVEMIRENQILASKDLENLLACYLSLNSSEYHDLIVKAFEQIWYDMAQLKL, from the coding sequence ATGATGGGGAATAACAAGTTCAAATTTTCAGATATGATACCAAATGGTTGGTTCTACAAACTGAGGGATATGAGCAAATCAAGGAAGAGAAACAATGCCTCTCATGTTatcaagaacaagaaagtaacaacttCAACTTCTCATCACTATTTCCCCATCGAACCAAGCAATAACAAAGCTGGTAAGTTCCATAACTCTCCTATTTACACAAAACATTCCGATTTTGTATTCGGCGATTCGCCAAGAAAGTCGTCCtcaaagagaaaaactaaaaagaaaacaaTCTATGAGCCTTCTTCCCCGCCGATTGTTTCGTCGCCGGTGTTAGAATCTTGGAGCTTTCATTctctagaaaagaaaaatagtccAAATTGGACTAAACCAAAACATGAAACAAGAGGATGCGATTCGTCGTCCGAGTCTGACTGCCACGAGTTTAACGCTCGTGGCAGCAGGCCTAATAGATTGGTAACCTCTGAATGTAGCTGCAGAGTCAGTTCTTCAACCAATGACATCATAATTGACATGAAGAGTGGATCAACGGACGCAATTTCGCCGTTAGGCCTTGCTCCAATCTTGACAAAGCCGGCGAAATTCGAAGAACAAATCTTCATAAATCCAACTCAAACATGTCTAGTATCTCGAAAATCTTCTGCTAATTCTAAAGGAATAAAGCTAAGAGTCAATTCTCCAAAACTCGCGAACCGGAAGGTTCAAGCCTATGCAAGAAGGAGTGTGTCATGCAAAGGATCAAACTCAAAGAATGCAGGTTTTCCGGAGGGGTTTGCCGTCGTTAAGTCGTCGGTCGATCCGCAGAAAGACTTCAGGGATTCAATGGTGGAGATGATCAGAGAGAATCAAATCCTTGCTTCCAAGGATTTGGAGAACCTTCTTGCCTGCTATCTTTCACTGAATTCAAGTGAATACCATGATCTCATTGTTAAAGCATTTGAGCAAATATGGTATGACATGGCTCAACTTAAATTGTAA
- the LOC112793866 gene encoding CBL-interacting serine/threonine-protein kinase 11: MPEIEDHSPPSPTEQRALFGKYDLGRLLGCGAFAKVYHARNLETGESVAVKIINKKKLQGTGLAGNVKREINIMSRLHHPHIVKLREVLATKTKIFFVMEFIKGGELFARVSKGRFSEDLSRQYFHQLISAVGYCHSRGVFHRDLKPENLLLDEHGNLKVSDFGLSAVRDQIHPDGLLHTLCGTPAYVAPEILSKRGYDGARVDVWSCGVVLFVLTAGYLPFNDPNLMVMYRKIYKGEFRCPRWMSPDLKRFLRKLLDVNPETRITVEEMKKDPWFRKGYKEIKPYEDDYGLGLGVGPNKVLNAFDIVTFSSGLDLSGLFGDVGSGKGEWLVVRGLPEEVVEVAEEVGVAQGMAVRWKKEGGVDLGRMKGELEIGVEAYRLPAEMVLVEVRKKFGDDVAFRELWENKLKPRFLLLKCGSDVATTSSQHNEEPESPVLNEQRRNNKAEVIYDKC, encoded by the exons ATGCCGGAAATTGAAGACCACTCGCCACCGTCTCCGACGGAGCAAAGGGCTCTATTCGGGAAATACGACCTTGGAAGGCTCTTAGGATGCGGCGCGTTCGCGAAGGTTTACCACGCGCGGAACCTTGAGACTGGAGAAAGCGTGGCGGTGaagatcataaacaagaagaagtTACAGGGAACCGGTTTAGCCGGTAACGTGAAGCGAGAGATAAACATAATGAGTAGGTTGCATCACCCTCACATCGTGAAGCTCCGCGAGGTTCTGGCGACGAAGACGAAGATCTTCTTCGTAATGGAGTTTATTAAAGGTGGTGAATTGTTTGCGAGGGTTTCTAAGGGGAGATTCTCGGAAGATCTGAGCCGTCAGTATTTTCATCAGCTGATCTCGGCCGTTGGATATTGCCACTCGCGTGGGGTGTTTCATAGGGATCTTAAACCGGAGAATCTCTTGCTTGATGAACATGGCAATTTGAAGGTTTCGGATTTTGGATTGAGTGCAGTTAGGGATCAG ataCACCCTGATGGACTATTACACACGCTGTGTGGTACCCCTGCCTACGTGGCACCGGAAATTCTATCGAAACGCGGCTACGACGGTGCCAGAGTTGACGTATGGTCATGCGGCGTCGTTTTGTTCGTTCTAACGGCAGGGTACTTGCCGTTTAATGACCCAAACTTAATGGTTATGTATAGAAAGATCTACAAAGGAGAGTTTCGGTGTCCACGTTGGATGTCACCGGATCTCAAAAGATTCCTCCGGAAGCTTCTAGATGTTAACCCAGAGACAAGAATAACTGTCGAAGAAATGAAAAAGGATCCGTGGTTTAGAAAGGGCTACAAAGAGATTAAGCCTTATGAGGATGATTATGGGCTTGGGCTTGGGGTTGGGCCCAATAAGGTCTTGAATGCGTTTGATATAGTAACTTTTTCTTCCGGTTTGGATTTGTCAGGGCTGTTTGGTGATGTTGGTAGTGGGAAGGGAGAGTGGTTGGTGGTTAGGGGGTTACCGGAGGAGGTGGTGGAGGTGGCGGAGGAGGTTGGGGTGGCGCAAGGGATGGCGGTGAGGTGGAAGAAGGAGGGTGGGGTTGACTTGGGAAGGATGAAAGGGgaattggagattggggtggaagCTTACCGGCTACCGGCCGAGATGGTTTTGGTTGAGGTTAGAAAGAAGTTTGGGGATGACGTGGCTTTTAGGGAACTTTGGGAGAATAAACTCAAGCCTAGGTTCCTCTTGTTAAAATGTGGTTCCGACGTTGCGACCACCTCGTCACAACATAACGAGGAACCAGAGTCTCCGGTTCTAAACGAACAAAGGAGAAACAATAAAGCAGAAGTCATTTATGATAAATGTTGA
- the LOC112793882 gene encoding protein GRAVITROPIC IN THE LIGHT 1, whose translation MECSNTKLIKPNPNISEIVSKLAKVCTLKSIGVFSSELPNLHHLHKPVCDNASVSGNTSSVASDDNRSHGQKIHPHPIEFEVPKGEGFCAGLEIMKIFDVVSAIKLAYLELQQAHIPYDPHKVVSADKRVSAELEKLCKFKVEYKEKQCRIAMLNAGRFDRLRSEIKAKEALLGKLKGKNNVKDSKILRLQQELHDLEMVNKNLTEKIKRINKMKNASVSSVAKFHEVFEASSMSIHDFAKPLISLMKASGWDLDAAAKWIENDAVYVKRGDKKYAFEAYIARRMFHGVSLRSYDVGDVVKFDDPIDALMENPDSDFSKFCRTKYLLVVHRTMEESFFGNLDHRSLVSNGKHPRTEFYQLFTKMAKWVWVLLGSAASIDPNATMFYADNGSTFSSLYMESVNVEREIAEQGTYSVQFMIMPGIKIGQTLVKSQVYISKQSEAL comes from the coding sequence aTGGAATGTTCAAACACCAAACTCATAAAACCAAACCCAAACATATCAGAAATTGTTAGCAAGTTGGCAAAAGTGTGCACATTGAAATCCATTGGGGTGTTCTCATCTGAACTCCCCAATCTCCATCACTTGCACAAACCTGTTTGTGATAATGCCTCAGTGAGTGGAAACACTAGTAGTGTTGCAAGTGATGATAATAGGAGCCATGGACAGAAAATCCATCCACATCCCATTGAATTTGAGGTGCCTAAAGGTGAGGGTTTTTGTGCTGGTTTGGAGATCATGAAGATCTTCGATGTTGTTTCGGCTATCAAATTGGCTTATCTTGAGCTTCAACAAGCTCATATCCCTTATGACCCTCACAAGGTTGTTTCTGCTGATAAAAGAGTAAGTGCTGAGCTTGAGAAGCTTTGCAAGTTCAAGGTTGAATATAAAGAGAAGCAATGCAGGATTGCAATGTTAAATGCCGGGAGATTTGATCGCTTACGATCTGAAATTAAGGCCAAGGAAGCATTGTTAGGGAAGCTTAAGGGTAAGAACAATGTTAAAGACTCTAAGATTCTTCGGTTGCAACAAGAGCTTCATGATTTGGAGATGGTGAATAAGAATCTGACAGAGAAGATCAAGAGGATAAATAAGATGAAGAATGCAAGTGTTTCGAGTGTTGCTAAGTTCCATGAGGTCTTTGAGGCTTCTTCAATGTCCATTCATGATTTTGCAAAACCGTTGATTAGCTTGATGAAGGCTTCAGGTTGGGACTTGGATGCTGCAGCAAAATGGATTGAGAATGATGCTGTTTATGTCAAAAGGGGAGACAAGAAGTATGCTTTCGAGGCCTACATTGCTCGCAGAATGTTTCATGGGGTGTCCTTAAGATCTTATGATGTTGGTGATGTTGTGAAGTTTGATGATCCAATTGATGCACTGATGGAGAATCCAGACTCAGATTTCTCCAAATTTTGCAGAACAAAGTATCTTCTGGTTGTTCATCGCACAATGGAAGAGTCTTTCTTTGGAAATTTGGATCACCGGAGTTTGGTATCAAACGGCAAGCACCCAAGAACAGAGTTCTATCAATTATTCACGAAAATGGCTAAATGGGTTTGGGTTTTGCTAGGTTCTGCAGCATCAATAGACCCCAATGCAACCatgttttatgcagacaatggaaGCACGTTCTCAAGTTTGTACATGGAATCTGTCAATGTGGAAAGAGAGATTGCAGAACAAGGAACCTACAGTGTTCAGTTCATGATCATGCCTGGCATTAAAATCGGACAAACATTGGTGAAGTCTCAAGTTTATATCTCAAAACAATCTGAAGCTTTGTAG
- the LOC112793849 gene encoding uncharacterized protein: MRKRKGSSKSLASSASTSSSTSSSSSTPQEHGFFACYLLASLNPRFKGHTYIGFTVNPRRRIRQHNGEIGCGAWRTKKKRPWEMVLCIYGFPTNVAALQFEWAWQHPVESLAVRKAAANFKSLSGVANKIKLAYTMLTLPSWQSMDMTVNFFSTKYMKHSAGCPSLPEHMTIEIGEMDELPCYTGRIDGLVSDNDDIDEGEFGKNNSNSDIVPDMCGGVSIAHDSDQNNGDKISESIAQNQKSEAAGEQTTHPLASQDSSDSIMTGEDTNLVSAMNNGGSNISDGLSQSECDQPLPATSPKRVEIIVMNKSNSCAVLAANNNNNQESRRMFLVPHEAEIIDLSTPSPSCSRRVLDSNKKRRVSSSLCVGADFIDLTKSPNFVQL, encoded by the exons atgagaaagagaaagGGTTCATCAAAATCCCTTGCGAGTTCTGCATCTACATCTTCAtcaacatcatcgtcatcatccaCTCCACAAGAACATGGTTTCTTCGCTTGCTACCTCTTGGCCTCTCTTAACCCCCGCTTCAAAGGCCACACTTACATCGG ATTTACAGTGAATCCACGGCGCCGGATCAGACAACACAATGGGGAGATTGGATGTGGTGCATGGCGAACGAAGAAGAAGAGGCCTTGGGAGATGGTTTTGTGCATCTATGGCTTCCCAACAAATGTTGCTGCTCTTCAG TTTGAATGGGCTTGGCAGCACCCTGTCGAATCCTTGGCCGTAAGGAAGGCAGCTGCAAATTTTAAATCCCTTTCGGGAGTTGCCAATAAGATCAAACTCGCATACACAATGCTCACCCTACCATCTTGGCAGAG CATGGATATGACAGTGAACTTCTTCTCCACAAAGTATATGAAACATTCTGCTGGTTGCCCAAGCTTGCCAGAGCACATGACAATTGAAATAGGCGAAATGGATGAACTCCCATGCTATACTGGGAGAATTGATGGTTTGGTATCAGATAATGATGACATTGATGAAGGGGAGTTTGGTAAAAACAATAGTAATAGTGATATTGTACCAGACATGTGTGGTGGCGTTTCTATTGCCCACGATTCAGATCAAAATAATGGTGACAAGATCAGCGAATCAATTGCGCAGAACCAAAAATCGGAAGCTGCTGGAGAACAAACAACTCATCCGTTAGCTTCACAGGATTCGTCGGATTCTATCATGACTGGTGAAGACACAAATTTGGTGAGCGCAATGAATAATGGTGGTAGTAATATTAGCGATGGATTGAGTCAGTCGGAATGTGATCAACCACTGCCGGCTACATCACCAAAAAGAGTAGAGATAATTGTGATGAATAAGAGTAACAGTTGTGCTGTTTTGgctgctaataataataataatcaagaaTCCAGGAGAATGTTTCTTGTGCCCCATGAAGCTGAGATAATTGATCTGTCAACACCTTCTCCAAGCTGCAGTAGAAGAGTTTTGGATAGCAATAAGAAGAGAAGAGTTTCCTCCTCATTATGTGTTGGTGCTGACTTTATAGATTTAACAAAGTCACCCAACTTTGTCCAATTGTAA
- the LOC112793898 gene encoding probable serine/threonine-protein kinase WNK4: MEDHRYMETDPTGRYGRVGEILGKGAMKTVYKAIDAVLGIEVAWNQVRLNEALRSPDDLERLYLEVHLLSTLNHESIMRFYTSWIDVDNKSFNFITEMFTSGTLREYRKKYKQVGIQAIKSWSRQILQGLVYLHEHDPPVIHRDLKCDNIFVNGHLGQVKIGDLGLAAILRGSQLAHSVIGTPEFMAPELYEEEYNELVDVYSFGMCVLEMLTSEYPYSECANPAQIYKKVTSGKLPASFSRLENKEAQRFIGKCLVSATERPSAKELLHDPFLVSDDTLSMAKIGIQKPFLNYNEMEKLQLRDDVARTEMSITGKLNPEDDTIFLKVQITDKDESSRNIFFPFDIVTDTPIDVAVEMVRELEISDWEPSKIAYIIEAEISELMPNVRRSNCSDACHTFDDDYDRPRRLFCSGSSCSSSQESISKADEIPNHGYYCLHEDMHDDTSSRCSSQGTYSSLNFCSMDDHEYNVASSARKDKHNHIIKSHHKCTRFSPLEEPITLNRGKVFAGAASKGKRTMDTPKLMRNNSLIDMRSQMLHRQLVEEVNKRRLFKTVDAIEKIGFQNPSEISRKKSQP, translated from the exons ATGGAGGATCATCGCTACATGGAAACTGATCCAACTGGTAGATATGGAAGG GTTGGAGAAATTCTTGGAAAAGGGGCAATGAAGACAGTGTACAAAGCAATTGATGCAGTGCTCGGAATAGAGGTGGCATGGAACCAAGTCAGACTCAACGAGGCGCTTCGCTCGCCGGACGACTTGGAGAGGCTCTACTTAGAGGTTCATCTCCTCAGTACCCTCAACCACGAATCGATCATGCGATTCTATACGTCTTGGATCGATGTTGATAACAAGTCCTTCAACTTCATCACAGAGATGTTCACTTCAGGAACACTCAGAGA ATACCGAAAGAAATATAAGCAAGTTGGGATTCAAGCAATAAAGAGTTGGAGTCGCCAAATTTTGCAAGGTCTTGTTTATCTACACGAGCACGATCCTCCGGTAATCCATAGAGACCTCAAATGTGATAACATATTTGTGAATGGCCATCTTGGACAAGTGAAAATCGGCGACTTAGGACTAGCGGCCATCCTCCGTGGCTCGCAGCTGGCTCACAGCGTTATAGGCACCCCTGAATTCATGGCACCGGAGTTGTACGAAGAAGAATACAACGAACTCGTCGACGTGTACTCTTTCGGCATGTGTGTTCTGGAGATGCTTACTTCTGAATATCCGTACAGCGAATGCGCAAACCCTGCACAAATTTACAAGAAAGTGACGTCG GGGAAGTTGCCGGCGTCATTTTCCCGGTTAGAAAACAAGGAAGCGCAGAGATTTATAGGCAAGTGCCTTGTATCTGCAACAGAGAGACCTTCTGCAAAGGAATTATTGCATGATCCGTTTCTTGTGTCTGACGATACATTATCAATGgcgaaaattggaattcagaagCCATTTCTAAATTACAATGAGATGGAGAAGCTTCAATTGCGCGACGATGTTGCTCGAACAGAGATGTCGATTACCGGGAAACTGAACCCGGAAGATGATACTATCTTTCTCAAAGTGCAAATTACCGATAAGgatg AGTCCAGTAGGAATATTTTCTTTCCGTTCGACATTGTGACGGACACGCCGATTGATGTGGCGGTGGAGATGGTGAGAGAATTGGAGATCTCGGATTGGGAGCCTTCGAAAATTGCATATATAATCGAAGCAGAGATTTCCGAACTGATGCCGAATGTGAGGAGAAGTAACTGTTCAGATGCTTGCCATACGTTCGACGATGACTACGACCGGCCTCGCCGGCTCTTCTGCTCCggctcttcttgttcctcctcCCAAGAATCCATTTCCAAGGCCGATGAAATACCAAATCATGGATATTACTGCCTCCATG AGGATATGCACGACGATACGAGTTCGCGATGCTCGTCGCAAGGGACATATTCCAGCTTGAATTTTTGTTCAATGGATGATCATGAATACAATGTGGCTTCTTCTGCAAGAAAAGATAAACATAATCACATCATAAAGAGTCACCACAAGTGTACAAGGTTTTcccctcttgaagaaccaatcaCTCTCAACAGGGGCAAAGTTTTCGCCGGCGCGGCGAGTAAAGGTAAGAGAACAATGGACACTCCTAAACTGATGAGGAACAATTCGCTGATTGACATGAGGAGTCAGATGCTGCACCGGCAGCTCGTTGAGGAGGTTAACAAAAGACGGTTATTCAAAACGGTTGATGCCATTGAAAAGATTGGATTTCAAAACCCTTCTGAGATATCCAGGAAAAAATCACAGCCATAA